One segment of Parvularcula sp. IMCC14364 DNA contains the following:
- a CDS encoding ChrR family anti-sigma-E factor: MPKVHPTEELLNDYAAGTLSEGVSLAIATHIAMCPQCRGHVSELEAIGGSMLFSAVETPVGSQVLENVLAQLEDIQGVSDAKPSLPRDLKNQDIILPNPLRDYLGAKTLRELDHLNWTNLPGYSEYVASDRSDKTKVRLLRVAAGMTLPQHTHEGLELTLILKGSFSDHNGTCGVGDLSVADPATDHAPSVDRTGECICLAVTDAPLRLTGRFGRMLNPFLDL; encoded by the coding sequence ATGCCCAAAGTGCATCCTACGGAAGAGTTGTTGAATGATTACGCCGCTGGCACCCTGTCAGAAGGGGTGAGCCTTGCGATTGCGACACATATTGCCATGTGTCCGCAATGCCGCGGCCATGTGAGCGAACTGGAAGCTATTGGTGGCTCTATGCTGTTTTCTGCTGTGGAAACACCTGTTGGCAGTCAGGTGCTGGAGAATGTGCTGGCACAGCTTGAAGATATTCAGGGCGTGTCCGATGCAAAACCTTCTTTGCCACGTGATCTGAAAAATCAGGACATCATTTTACCAAACCCGTTGCGCGACTATCTGGGGGCGAAAACCCTGCGTGAGCTGGATCACCTGAACTGGACGAATCTGCCCGGCTATTCAGAATATGTTGCCTCGGACCGGTCGGATAAAACGAAAGTCCGCCTGCTGCGCGTTGCTGCCGGCATGACTCTGCCGCAACATACCCATGAAGGACTGGAACTGACACTTATCCTTAAAGGGTCGTTCTCTGATCATAATGGCACCTGCGGCGTGGGTGACCTTTCCGTGGCTGATCCGGCGACGGACCATGCCCCGTCTGTGGACCGGACGGGGGAGTGCATCTGCCTTGCGGTGACGGACGCGCCGCTGCGCCTGACGGGCCGGTTTGGCCGTATGCTCAATCCGTTTCTTGATCTTTAA
- a CDS encoding TIGR00730 family Rossman fold protein, producing MTGLKSLCVYCGSRMGDEPIFADAATQLGKHMAKEQVRLVYGGGKLGLMGTVAGAARDHGGDVYGIIPKFLVEMEGILEGVDHEIVETMHERKMMMFEQSDAICTLPGGIGTLEEIIEVLSWARLDLHRKPVVLLNIGGFWSPLVELLNHIIDRGFAAEELRHDIVLVDKPEDVIPAAEDRLMRSRL from the coding sequence ATGACCGGATTGAAATCCTTATGCGTTTACTGCGGCTCCCGAATGGGAGATGAGCCCATTTTTGCCGATGCGGCGACACAACTGGGCAAGCACATGGCAAAAGAGCAAGTGCGCCTTGTCTATGGCGGCGGCAAGCTCGGATTGATGGGCACCGTGGCAGGGGCTGCGCGCGATCATGGCGGCGATGTGTATGGGATCATCCCGAAATTCCTTGTCGAAATGGAAGGCATCCTGGAGGGCGTCGATCATGAAATCGTCGAGACCATGCATGAGCGCAAGATGATGATGTTCGAGCAGTCAGACGCTATCTGTACCCTGCCGGGGGGTATCGGCACGCTGGAGGAAATTATCGAAGTACTCTCCTGGGCCCGTCTGGACCTGCACCGCAAACCGGTTGTCCTTCTGAATATTGGTGGCTTCTGGTCGCCTCTGGTGGAACTCCTTAACCACATCATTGATCGTGGTTTCGCGGCGGAGGAATTGCGTCACGATATTGTTCTTGTCGACAAGCCGGAAGATGTTATTCCGGCTGCGGAAGATCGATTGATGAGAAGCAGGCTCTGA
- a CDS encoding TIGR02466 family protein, whose amino-acid sequence MTTAQDVRSRTIFPTLVLECTVPDAERINVELKQAILQKKSEDAGIHRSNFNGWHSKDDILQWGGDAMRTVAVAAIEMCNGFTHDDGMKNDEPRFSWSIQAWANVSQKGASNQYHAHPGAFWSAVYFVDDGGSENSGQLVLQDPRFPLNKMTVPDLSVRDTQGNRERTEISVTPKPGRMLAFPSWLTHGVRPHQGEQDRISIAMNLIASPIAKPAS is encoded by the coding sequence ATGACAACCGCTCAGGATGTACGCAGCCGGACTATCTTTCCAACCCTGGTACTTGAATGCACCGTTCCGGATGCTGAGCGCATCAATGTGGAGCTCAAACAGGCAATCCTGCAAAAGAAATCCGAAGATGCGGGCATTCACCGCTCCAATTTCAATGGCTGGCATTCTAAAGATGACATTCTTCAATGGGGCGGCGATGCCATGCGCACGGTCGCGGTCGCTGCGATAGAAATGTGCAATGGCTTCACCCATGATGACGGGATGAAGAATGATGAGCCACGCTTCAGCTGGAGCATTCAGGCATGGGCCAATGTCTCACAGAAAGGGGCATCCAATCAGTATCACGCCCATCCAGGCGCGTTCTGGTCAGCCGTTTACTTTGTCGATGATGGTGGCTCGGAAAACAGCGGACAGCTTGTCCTGCAGGATCCGCGTTTTCCCCTCAACAAGATGACTGTGCCGGATCTCAGCGTTCGGGACACGCAAGGCAACCGGGAACGCACGGAAATATCTGTCACGCCAAAACCCGGCAGAATGCTCGCCTTTCCTTCATGGCTGACTCACGGCGTGCGCCCGCATCAGGGTGAGCAGGATCGCATTTCCATTGCCATGAATCTGATTGCAAGCCCAATCGCAAAACCCGCTTCTTAG
- a CDS encoding NAD+ synthase has translation MTDRLRISIAQIAPTVGDIDGNVEKILAARDQAAAQQADLVVLPELIVSGYPPEDLVLKPAYQRACRAAVEDLAVRTADSGPAMIIGAPWATTDQGGGQPFNAAILCAEGKISAVVYKTRLPNYGVFDEPRRYRAGKGLAPVSFKGVKIGLMVCEDLWYPDAAAELAAQGAEMLVAPHGSPFRMTAHAERHAVAEARAAETGLPVIFVNQLGGQDELVFDGASFVTQPAGKKKFQLPAFTRAVTLTQWQKKSTGWECESGPEDALPPQRSLMYQALVMGVRDYVNKNRFSGVVIGLSGGVDSALTAAIAVDALGAERVRCIMMPSRYTAGESHTDAEQCAELLGVSYENIAIEPAVSAFSDMLAKTFEGTAADTTEENIQSRIRGVLLMAISNKFGPMVLTTGNKSEMSVGYATLYGDMNGGYNPLKDVYKTEVFALCRWRNEHHPAGMLGPEGKVIPANIITKPPSAELREDQKDQDSLPPYDQLDDILRGLVEDELSVREIIAGANGRPPQEEDVVRRIQHLLYVAEYKRRQAPPGPKITVRNFGRDRRYPITNGFRDR, from the coding sequence ATGACAGACCGGCTTCGTATCAGTATTGCCCAGATTGCCCCGACAGTCGGGGATATCGACGGCAATGTAGAAAAAATTCTGGCGGCGCGCGATCAGGCCGCCGCGCAGCAGGCAGATCTGGTGGTGCTGCCGGAGTTGATCGTCAGCGGCTATCCGCCAGAAGACCTCGTGCTGAAACCAGCCTATCAACGGGCGTGCCGCGCGGCGGTCGAGGACCTGGCAGTTAGAACAGCCGATAGTGGTCCAGCCATGATCATTGGGGCCCCATGGGCAACCACGGATCAGGGCGGTGGCCAGCCCTTCAACGCAGCCATTCTGTGTGCCGAGGGAAAAATTTCTGCGGTCGTTTATAAAACACGCCTGCCCAATTACGGCGTCTTCGATGAACCACGTCGTTATCGTGCCGGGAAGGGGCTGGCACCGGTCAGTTTCAAGGGGGTCAAGATAGGCCTGATGGTCTGCGAGGACCTCTGGTACCCGGATGCGGCAGCAGAACTTGCCGCGCAGGGGGCGGAGATGCTGGTTGCGCCCCATGGCTCTCCCTTCCGGATGACCGCCCATGCAGAACGTCATGCTGTGGCCGAAGCGCGCGCAGCCGAAACAGGGTTACCGGTCATTTTCGTCAACCAGCTGGGAGGGCAGGATGAACTGGTCTTTGATGGCGCCTCCTTCGTCACCCAGCCCGCGGGCAAAAAAAAATTCCAGCTGCCAGCCTTTACCCGGGCTGTGACACTGACCCAGTGGCAAAAAAAATCCACCGGATGGGAATGTGAAAGTGGTCCGGAAGATGCGCTGCCCCCGCAACGCTCCCTGATGTATCAGGCACTGGTGATGGGGGTGCGGGATTACGTAAACAAGAACCGGTTTTCTGGTGTTGTGATCGGCTTGTCGGGCGGTGTCGACTCCGCTCTGACGGCGGCCATCGCTGTAGATGCGCTGGGGGCAGAGCGTGTGCGGTGCATCATGATGCCCTCCCGGTACACTGCCGGGGAGAGCCACACCGATGCAGAGCAATGTGCGGAACTGCTGGGCGTCTCCTACGAAAATATCGCTATAGAACCAGCCGTGTCAGCATTTTCAGACATGCTGGCAAAAACGTTTGAGGGCACAGCAGCGGACACAACGGAAGAAAATATCCAGTCGCGTATTCGCGGTGTGCTGTTGATGGCAATTTCGAACAAATTTGGCCCCATGGTCCTGACCACCGGCAACAAGTCAGAAATGTCTGTTGGCTACGCAACCCTCTATGGCGACATGAATGGTGGCTATAATCCGCTCAAGGACGTTTACAAGACGGAAGTCTTTGCTCTGTGCAGGTGGCGCAATGAACACCACCCAGCCGGGATGCTGGGGCCGGAAGGGAAGGTTATCCCGGCCAACATCATTACCAAGCCCCCGTCAGCAGAATTGCGTGAAGACCAGAAAGACCAGGACAGCCTGCCGCCCTATGATCAACTTGACGATATATTGCGTGGGCTTGTTGAGGACGAGCTGTCGGTGCGGGAGATCATTGCCGGGGCGAATGGCCGCCCGCCACAGGAAGAAGATGTCGTGCGGCGTATCCAGCATCTGTTATATGTTGCCGAATATAAGCGCCGTCAGGCCCCGCCGGGGCCAAAGATCACCGTCCGGAATTTCGGGCGTGACCGTCGTTATCCCATCACCAACGGCTTCCGCGACCGATAG
- a CDS encoding sigma-70 family RNA polymerase sigma factor translates to MGSLYGSIEISRRFGHGDIMAAGSRNTLSAQYLESLMLSVRDDADRSAFVELFELMAPRVKSFILQGTTQDHVADDLTQEVMTRVWTRRAQYDPAKAAVSTWIYTIARNVRIDLFRKEKRHQLDEHDPALQPQAPADPDRQVDLGRQTQELKEALSALPEEQLTVLKLSYFGGLSHQEIAVQTGTPGGTVKSRIRLALKKLRSVLKEY, encoded by the coding sequence ATGGGTTCCCTGTATGGAAGCATTGAGATTTCGCGACGCTTCGGCCATGGTGACATAATGGCAGCCGGGTCGCGTAACACATTATCTGCTCAGTATCTTGAGAGTCTCATGCTGTCCGTGCGGGATGATGCTGACAGGTCTGCTTTTGTGGAACTGTTTGAGCTTATGGCGCCGCGGGTGAAATCTTTCATCCTGCAGGGCACCACCCAGGACCATGTTGCCGATGATCTGACCCAGGAAGTCATGACCAGGGTATGGACGCGGCGCGCACAATATGATCCGGCCAAGGCGGCAGTATCGACCTGGATCTACACAATCGCCAGAAATGTCCGCATTGATCTTTTCCGCAAGGAAAAACGCCATCAGCTTGATGAGCATGATCCGGCCTTGCAACCGCAGGCCCCCGCCGACCCCGACAGGCAGGTCGACCTTGGGCGCCAGACGCAGGAGTTGAAAGAGGCACTGTCGGCGCTCCCCGAGGAGCAGCTCACCGTGCTGAAATTGTCTTATTTTGGGGGCTTATCCCATCAGGAAATTGCTGTGCAGACAGGCACGCCCGGCGGGACCGTCAAATCCCGCATTCGATTGGCGTTGAAAAAACTGCGCAGTGTGTTGAAGGAGTATTGA
- a CDS encoding LysM peptidoglycan-binding domain-containing protein: MRVIFLFLLLILLAIGGYFIVQKAGWLPSQETPEVSEEVTQETDITEVEPDPGIQPPRFDIVRVDRSGFAVIAGVAAPEAEVTIFANEEPLETETAGRDGSWAINTETPLKAGPVELTLSMTTTDGLTIQSDETIVIYVPEREGDKPLILRTTPGGASEVLQRPTDPDVSLGPLALETIDYDDAGSVVFAGRASPGATVSIYANRSFIGQTTADENGRWSISESIMPGRYTLQVIQLDEFGEPEYALELPFERASYSDVQFKDGNVIVQPGNSLWVISRRIYGEGAQYTIIYEANASQIRDPDLIYPGQIFTVPEDEEEDSGDQ, encoded by the coding sequence ATGCGTGTCATTTTTCTGTTTCTGCTGCTGATCCTGCTGGCAATTGGTGGTTACTTCATCGTGCAAAAAGCGGGCTGGCTGCCGTCGCAGGAAACACCTGAAGTCTCCGAGGAAGTAACACAAGAGACGGACATTACAGAAGTGGAGCCTGATCCGGGTATTCAGCCACCTCGGTTTGATATTGTCCGCGTTGACCGTAGCGGATTTGCCGTCATTGCGGGGGTTGCGGCCCCTGAGGCGGAAGTGACCATTTTTGCCAATGAAGAGCCGCTGGAAACTGAAACGGCGGGGCGTGACGGCAGTTGGGCGATCAATACGGAAACACCTCTCAAGGCAGGTCCGGTCGAGCTGACCCTTTCCATGACCACCACGGATGGGCTGACGATCCAGTCAGATGAGACGATTGTGATTTATGTGCCCGAGCGTGAGGGAGACAAACCGCTGATCCTGCGCACCACACCGGGCGGTGCCAGCGAAGTATTGCAACGCCCGACCGACCCGGATGTCAGTCTAGGGCCTCTGGCGCTCGAAACGATTGATTATGATGATGCCGGCAGTGTCGTCTTTGCCGGGCGTGCGTCACCGGGCGCAACAGTATCCATTTACGCGAACCGCAGTTTCATCGGTCAGACAACGGCAGATGAAAATGGCCGCTGGTCCATTTCGGAATCCATCATGCCGGGTCGTTACACGTTGCAGGTGATCCAACTGGATGAGTTTGGCGAGCCTGAATATGCCCTGGAACTACCGTTCGAGCGGGCGTCATACAGTGATGTTCAGTTCAAAGATGGCAATGTGATTGTGCAGCCCGGCAATTCCCTCTGGGTGATTTCCCGTCGCATCTATGGTGAAGGCGCTCAATATACGATTATCTATGAAGCGAATGCCAGCCAGATCCGTGACCCTGATCTTATCTATCCCGGGCAGATATTCACTGTCCCGGAAGACGAGGAAGAGGATTCAGGCGACCAGTAA
- a CDS encoding efflux RND transporter permease subunit, with the protein MTHLVDIAFKRAKVTLLALALLVFAGVNSFNTIPREADPDVPLPMALIVIPLPGVSPEDAERLLIKPTELELQSLEGVTEMNALAYEGAAQIRLEFEPTANMDQALVDIREAVDKARSEYPAEALEPLIEEFNAQQMFPIISITLSGDVPDRTLYLTADRLQKSLQNVQGVLEVDLVGQRDEVLEVVIDPDTLQSYGLSAQEVAAAIRNNNSLITAGSIRFPDGAYAVKLPGLIRSVAEMESIPVRSDGESVVLLSDVADIRRTFEDTDGYAQFNGEPAVGLNVSKRSGANIIDMTEGVKRVTEEMAAAPDWPSSIRYEFIGDQSYFVDTILNSLTASIVLAILLVMIVVVAALGLRSAVMVGFAIPSSFLIGLALLNLSGYTLNMMTMFAMVLSVGMLVDGAIVVVEFADRRMTEGATRRDAYASAAKRMFWPIVASTATTLAAFVPFLFWQDVPGQFMRLLPITLIFILTGSVFVALIFLPLFGSFFAIPEVVKKRLGLKGKTDNDKQADFDSIDPTTLTNITGRYARFIRWILRKPLATLVVAFIVLNFCIFMFSNATPESEFFIRGDSEQTYINIQGRGNISEQEKLQIANEVRQKVEGHYAIESIYTQTGPALSRGNNSPVETIAQLNIELIHYEDREHSLVILEEFRRLTAGLPGIVLEIGQPENGPPIGKDVQVEIVVEDDVKAREAARLIREFVNQSTVEVNGLEVPTYIDIEDNRPLPGIEWALQVDREQAGRFGVSIDDIGAAIQLVTDGLLIDKFRPDNSDEEIDIRIRYPAEERTIAALEEIQIQTQSGPLPISNFVQRVAQPQIDRVTRRDSRRVLDVKANGNSNISGHQVSQDLAISVMQEWLDSGDLAEAVGPGVPWALVGSTEERDQASTFFAGAMAAAMFMIGLILLLQFNSFYHAALTLSAVVLSVFGVLLGIALTGQYISVIMTGTGIVALAGIVVNNNIVLIDTYQHLRKTGLSIEEAVIRTAAQRARPVLMTTITTIMGLLPMVFEINVNFLTGQIGIGNAVSDWWVLLSSAVVYGLAFSTLLTLVLTPVLLAAPSQIPANLMIAWREIRDWIGEMRGHPAVHSSAQGQAALTAENSTRQGSDDDYHRTAAE; encoded by the coding sequence ATGACGCATCTGGTCGATATTGCTTTCAAGCGCGCCAAGGTAACCCTGCTGGCGCTGGCGCTTCTCGTATTTGCCGGGGTCAATTCGTTCAATACCATCCCGCGTGAAGCAGACCCGGATGTGCCATTGCCCATGGCATTGATTGTTATCCCATTGCCCGGTGTTTCGCCTGAAGATGCAGAGCGACTTCTCATCAAACCCACGGAACTGGAACTGCAGTCCCTCGAAGGTGTGACGGAAATGAATGCGCTCGCCTATGAAGGCGCTGCACAGATCCGCCTTGAGTTTGAGCCGACCGCCAATATGGATCAGGCACTCGTTGACATACGCGAAGCGGTCGACAAAGCCCGCAGTGAATATCCCGCTGAAGCGCTGGAGCCGTTGATCGAGGAATTCAACGCCCAGCAGATGTTCCCGATCATCTCGATCACCCTGTCAGGCGATGTCCCCGACCGTACACTCTACCTGACCGCTGACAGATTGCAGAAATCTCTCCAGAACGTCCAGGGCGTGCTGGAAGTGGACCTTGTCGGCCAACGCGATGAAGTCCTTGAAGTGGTCATCGACCCTGACACCTTGCAATCCTATGGCTTGAGCGCACAGGAAGTTGCCGCCGCCATCCGCAACAATAACAGTCTGATTACAGCCGGCTCGATCCGTTTTCCCGATGGTGCCTATGCCGTCAAATTACCGGGATTGATCCGCTCTGTCGCGGAAATGGAATCCATCCCGGTGCGTAGTGATGGCGAGAGTGTCGTTCTGTTATCGGATGTCGCAGACATTCGTCGCACATTCGAGGATACTGACGGCTATGCCCAGTTCAATGGCGAGCCTGCTGTTGGCCTCAATGTCAGCAAACGCTCCGGTGCCAACATTATAGACATGACCGAAGGGGTCAAAAGAGTGACGGAGGAAATGGCTGCAGCACCTGATTGGCCCAGTTCGATCCGGTACGAATTCATCGGCGATCAATCCTATTTCGTCGACACGATCCTTAATAGCCTGACAGCTTCCATCGTTCTCGCCATCCTTCTGGTCATGATTGTTGTCGTCGCGGCATTGGGCCTGCGCTCTGCTGTTATGGTCGGTTTTGCCATTCCCTCATCGTTCCTGATCGGCCTCGCACTGCTCAATCTGTCGGGTTACACCCTGAATATGATGACCATGTTTGCCATGGTCCTTTCCGTCGGGATGCTGGTGGATGGGGCCATCGTGGTTGTTGAATTCGCTGATCGGCGCATGACCGAAGGGGCAACGCGCCGGGATGCCTATGCCAGTGCCGCGAAGCGCATGTTCTGGCCGATTGTCGCCTCCACCGCGACAACACTGGCGGCGTTTGTGCCGTTCCTGTTCTGGCAGGACGTGCCCGGACAGTTCATGCGCCTTTTGCCCATTACGCTGATATTCATTCTGACCGGGTCGGTTTTTGTCGCCCTTATCTTTCTGCCGCTCTTTGGTTCATTCTTCGCCATACCGGAAGTCGTGAAAAAGCGGCTCGGCTTGAAGGGTAAGACGGACAACGACAAGCAAGCCGACTTCGACAGCATAGACCCAACAACACTGACCAACATTACCGGGCGCTACGCGCGCTTTATACGCTGGATCCTGCGCAAACCGCTGGCCACACTTGTCGTGGCGTTCATTGTGCTGAATTTCTGTATTTTCATGTTCAGCAACGCCACACCAGAATCCGAGTTTTTTATCCGCGGTGACAGCGAGCAGACCTATATTAACATCCAGGGTCGAGGTAATATCTCGGAACAAGAGAAACTGCAGATCGCCAACGAAGTGCGGCAGAAGGTCGAAGGTCACTACGCGATAGAGAGCATCTATACCCAGACCGGCCCGGCCCTCAGCCGTGGTAACAACTCACCGGTTGAGACGATTGCGCAACTCAATATTGAGCTGATCCATTACGAAGATCGCGAACACAGTCTCGTCATTCTGGAGGAATTCCGTCGGCTGACTGCCGGCCTGCCGGGTATCGTGCTTGAGATAGGCCAACCTGAAAACGGCCCACCTATTGGCAAGGACGTACAGGTTGAGATCGTCGTAGAAGATGATGTAAAGGCACGGGAAGCAGCGCGCCTGATCCGTGAATTTGTCAATCAGAGTACGGTTGAAGTGAACGGGCTGGAAGTACCAACCTATATCGATATTGAGGACAATCGCCCCCTGCCCGGCATTGAATGGGCCCTACAGGTAGATCGCGAACAGGCGGGCCGCTTCGGTGTCTCTATTGATGATATTGGGGCGGCTATCCAGCTGGTGACGGATGGATTGCTGATTGACAAGTTCCGCCCGGATAACAGCGACGAAGAAATCGATATCCGCATCCGTTATCCTGCCGAAGAGCGTACCATTGCGGCTCTGGAGGAAATACAGATACAGACACAGTCCGGCCCGCTGCCAATTTCAAATTTCGTACAGCGTGTTGCTCAGCCGCAGATTGACCGCGTCACCCGTCGCGACAGCCGCCGCGTTCTGGATGTTAAAGCCAACGGCAACAGCAATATATCGGGCCATCAGGTCAGTCAGGACCTTGCCATATCGGTAATGCAGGAATGGCTCGACAGTGGTGATCTGGCAGAAGCAGTTGGCCCCGGCGTTCCATGGGCACTTGTCGGGTCTACGGAAGAACGCGACCAAGCTTCAACATTTTTCGCCGGTGCCATGGCCGCTGCCATGTTCATGATCGGGCTGATCCTGCTGTTGCAGTTCAACTCATTCTATCATGCCGCGCTTACCCTGTCGGCGGTGGTGTTATCAGTATTCGGTGTTCTCCTGGGCATCGCCCTTACCGGCCAGTATATTTCCGTGATCATGACGGGTACCGGAATCGTTGCTCTTGCCGGAATTGTCGTTAACAACAACATTGTACTGATTGATACCTATCAGCACCTGCGCAAAACCGGCCTTTCGATTGAAGAAGCCGTCATCCGCACCGCTGCGCAACGCGCGCGCCCTGTATTGATGACAACGATTACAACGATCATGGGTCTGCTACCCATGGTGTTCGAGATCAATGTGAATTTCCTCACAGGCCAGATCGGGATCGGTAACGCCGTCTCTGACTGGTGGGTGCTACTGTCATCAGCTGTGGTTTACGGGCTTGCCTTTTCTACATTGCTGACACTTGTATTGACGCCAGTTCTTCTGGCAGCCCCCAGCCAGATACCGGCCAACCTGATGATTGCCTGGCGTGAAATCCGTGACTGGATCGGCGAAATGCGCGGACACCCGGCAGTACATTCATCCGCTCAGGGACAGGCTGCACTGACAGCCGAAAATAGTACCAGACAGGGGTCTGATGATGACTATCACCGTACAGCCGCCGAGTAA
- the gltX gene encoding glutamate--tRNA ligase has product MSQVKVRFAPSPTGKIHVGNVRAALLNWLFAQKEGGILMLRSDDTDQARSTKEYEDGIQHDLGWLGITHQAFARQSERFGEYDAAANWLKEQGLLYACYETADELDRKRKLQRARSLPPVYDRAALELSEAEKKSYEAEGRRPHWRLKLSQQPVEWQDLIRGDVKVDTSAVSDPVLIREDGQYLYTLPSCVDDVDFGITHVIRGEDHVTNTATQIELFAHLIRFKGAGTMPAFAHHSLLVGADGEGLSKRFGSLSIEGLREAGIEPQAISSLLARLGTADPVQPKADINELVEGFSFEKMGRAPARFDPKELEQLNAKILHDLPFTALADRLAALDVDEPLWLAVRGNIEKLSDVSTWRDMIREQIDPVIEDKAFTDEAATLVPDALDETSWKELVNTLKEKTGRKGKQLFMPLRLALTGLPHGPDMPVIFQLIGPEKARARLRGERA; this is encoded by the coding sequence ATGTCTCAGGTTAAGGTAAGATTTGCTCCGTCACCAACTGGCAAAATTCATGTCGGGAATGTGCGTGCCGCACTGCTCAACTGGCTGTTCGCGCAGAAGGAAGGCGGCATCTTGATGCTGCGCTCTGATGATACCGATCAGGCCCGGTCAACAAAAGAGTACGAAGACGGTATCCAGCATGATCTTGGCTGGCTCGGGATTACACATCAGGCATTTGCCCGCCAGTCCGAGCGCTTTGGCGAATATGACGCTGCGGCCAACTGGCTGAAAGAGCAGGGATTGCTCTATGCCTGCTATGAGACAGCAGACGAACTTGATCGCAAGCGCAAGCTTCAGCGGGCTCGCAGCCTGCCACCTGTTTATGACCGTGCGGCACTTGAGCTGAGTGAGGCAGAAAAAAAATCCTATGAGGCTGAAGGTCGCCGACCCCATTGGCGGTTGAAACTGTCCCAGCAGCCCGTGGAATGGCAGGACCTGATCCGCGGCGATGTGAAGGTGGATACGTCGGCCGTGTCAGACCCCGTTCTGATCCGGGAGGACGGGCAATATCTCTATACGCTGCCGTCCTGTGTGGATGATGTGGATTTCGGCATCACTCATGTGATCCGGGGCGAGGATCATGTGACCAACACTGCCACGCAGATAGAACTGTTTGCGCATCTGATACGCTTCAAGGGGGCTGGCACCATGCCCGCTTTTGCCCACCACTCCCTGCTTGTGGGAGCGGACGGGGAGGGGCTGTCGAAGCGGTTTGGCTCTCTTTCCATTGAAGGCTTGCGTGAGGCAGGGATTGAGCCCCAGGCCATCAGCAGTTTGCTGGCGCGCCTTGGCACCGCTGATCCGGTACAGCCAAAGGCAGACATCAACGAGCTGGTTGAGGGTTTTTCCTTCGAGAAAATGGGCAGGGCGCCAGCACGGTTTGACCCGAAGGAACTTGAGCAGCTCAATGCGAAAATCCTGCATGATCTGCCCTTTACCGCTCTGGCTGACAGGCTGGCAGCGCTGGATGTTGATGAACCGCTTTGGCTTGCCGTTCGCGGGAACATAGAAAAACTTTCTGACGTATCGACCTGGCGGGACATGATACGTGAACAGATCGATCCCGTGATCGAAGACAAGGCTTTTACGGATGAAGCTGCCACGCTGGTGCCGGATGCGCTTGATGAGACCAGCTGGAAAGAGCTTGTGAATACGTTGAAAGAAAAAACAGGCCGCAAGGGCAAGCAGTTATTCATGCCCTTGCGTCTTGCGTTGACAGGTCTGCCCCATGGGCCGGATATGCCCGTTATCTTCCAGTTAATTGGTCCGGAAAAGGCGCGCGCGCGCCTGCGGGGAGAGCGTGCCTGA